One genomic region from Gossypium hirsutum isolate 1008001.06 chromosome D13, Gossypium_hirsutum_v2.1, whole genome shotgun sequence encodes:
- the LOC107919084 gene encoding uncharacterized protein → MMPDRSTLQNLKKKSNESFRLYAQRWREITVQVQPPLLEKEMTMIFINTLKAPFITHMLGSASKNFSDIIMNSEMIEHDIKSGRIDGGENNRRSAPKKRENEVNNVNAYSKSITVSQPRKVVANQQGSSKQEAGVRQNTEKPQFTPIPMLYKELYQNLFNAHVVSPHSLTPLRPPYPKWYDINAQCDYHEGISWRSIENYIAFKKLVERLISMGVVKFEDSSNAENLLPNHTDKGVNMMSGNMGEGVKTNIAEVKTPLKWVWKERARRGLVLSGPEKGWENGNYCEFHHETGHEIERCEEFRALVQSMMDNKEMKFYEETEEEKSICASESMTKISKKIISWSLSRALRIMKLGFRNGSYTHNGKRYDTQAEFPREKTLMVEQRKGKAVGSEPLVNEPIKEEEAKEFWKFLKHSEYSVVGQLYKQPARISVLALLLSSEMHRSRDSTKALYITTRCKGYTLLGVLIDNGSALNVLPLSTLDRLPVDSSHMKTCQSIVRAFDGTEMRVMGRIEIPLMIGPTTYEVDFLKVKLVSEGRLVTISAEEDIIATVTGDAPYVETKDEVVECSFRSLEFVNATFIAEGNRIPVPKISKTTEMGLQLTIGRGASPGKGLGKHL, encoded by the exons atgatgcctgataGAAGCACTTTGcagaatttgaaaaagaaatcgaatgaaagTTTTAGACTGTATGCGCAAAGGTGGAGAGAGATTACGGTTCAAGTTCAACCAccacttttggaaaaagaaatgacGATGATCTTTATCAATACATTGAAGGCCCCATTCATTACacacatgttgggaagtgcttcAAAGAATTTCTCCGATATAATCATGAATAGTGAAATGATTGAACATGATATTAAAAGTGGAAGAATAGATGGTGGGGAGAATAATAGAAGATCAGccccaaagaaaagagaaaatgaagtgaataatgtgaatgcctACAGTAAGTCAATTACAGTGAGTCAACCAAGAAAGGTGGTGGCTAATCAACAAGGCTCATCGAAACAAGAAGCAGGGGTGAGGCAAAATACTGAAAAGccccagttcacgccaattccgatgttatataaggagctgtatcagaaTTTATTTAATGCACATGTTGTTTCTCCTCATTCCTTGACCCCTTTACGACCCCCTTATCCTAAATGGTACGATATAAATGCACAATGTGACTATCATGAGGGAATTTCGTGGCGCTCAATAGAGAATTACATTGCCTTCAAGAAGCTAGTTGAAAGACTCATTAgcatgggtgttgtcaagtttgaAGACTCATCCAACGCAGAAAATTTGCTGCCCAATCATACTGATAAGGGAGTGAATATGATGAGTGGAAATATGGGAGAAGGAGTCAAGACTAatattgctgaagtaaaaactccgtTGAAATGGGTCTGGAAAGAGAGGGCGAGAAGAGGGTTAGTCCTTTCGGGTCCCGAAAAAGGTTGGGAGAatggaaattattgtgaattccatCATGAAACGGGGCACGAAATCGAAAGATGTGAAGAATTTAGAGCTCTGGtccaaagcatgatggataacaaagagatGAAGTTCTATGAGGAAACAGAGGAAGAAAAAAGCATATGCGCGTCGGAATCAATGACGAAGATTTCGAAAAAAATCATCTCGTGGTCATTATCTCGCGCCCTAAGAATAATGAAGCTAGGGTTCAG aaatggtTCTTATACGCATAATGGGAAGCGCTATGACACTCAAGCAGAATTTCCAAGAGAAAAGACTTTGATGgtagaacagaggaaagggaaggcAGTTGGCTCTGAGCCATTGGTTAATGAGCCAATAAAAGAGGAAGAAGCGAAGGAGTTCTGGAAATTTTTGaagcacagtgaatacagtgttgtggggCAACTATACAAACAGCCAGCTCGCATATCTGTATTAGCTTTGCTTTTAAGCTCAGAAATGCATCGAA GTAGAGACTCCACTAAAGCACTGTACATTACTActcgatgcaaagggtacacattGCTGGGGGTTTTGATCGATAATGggtctgcactaaatgtattgcctttatCCACTCTTGATCGACTACCTGTAGACAGTTCGCATATGAAAACATGCCAGAGTATAGTAAGAGCATTTGACGGAACGGAAATGAGGGTTATGGGAAGAATTGAAATACCATTAATGATTGGCCCAACTACTTacgaggtggatttcttg AAGGTGAAGTTAGTATCAGAGGGTCGATTGGTAACAATAAGTGCGGAGGAAGACATCATCGCAACGGTAACTGGTGATGCACCTTATGTAGAGACTAAGGATGAGGTGGTGGAATGTTCTTTCCGGTccttagaatttgtgaacgcaacATTTATTGCCGAAGGAAACAGAATTCCGGTACCAAAAATATCCAAGACTACAGAGATGGGTCTACAATTAACGATAGGAAGAGGAGCCTCGccagggaaaggattgggaaagcATCTCTAA